The Candidatus Binatia bacterium genome contains a region encoding:
- a CDS encoding acyloxyacyl hydrolase → MRVWLWPDARRRICAGWMGLMLALAAPVAAREPAPEIDPASEPEPAPEPPSDLPHAHVSAGDISVGASGGFGFGFVRAPAYRGGETDDVNAIALFPQIGYRVTDRLGGDGWYAGSFEVLLEGNLLWETHPHSGFGGGAGLLLRYDLLSVPYVIPFGEIGGGMLDLDFGLDDQADGFNFSLHGGAGVRYFITPNWSASLACRWQHISNAGTTLPNDGIDMIQPLLGLSYVFDR, encoded by the coding sequence ATGCGCGTGTGGCTGTGGCCTGACGCGCGTCGGCGCATCTGCGCCGGATGGATGGGTCTCATGCTGGCGTTGGCCGCTCCGGTGGCGGCGCGGGAGCCTGCGCCGGAGATCGATCCTGCTTCGGAGCCCGAACCTGCGCCCGAACCGCCGTCGGACCTGCCCCATGCGCACGTCTCGGCCGGGGACATTTCAGTGGGTGCCTCCGGCGGTTTTGGCTTCGGATTCGTCCGAGCTCCGGCGTACCGCGGGGGCGAGACCGACGACGTGAACGCGATCGCTCTGTTTCCGCAGATCGGGTACCGCGTGACGGATCGCTTGGGCGGAGACGGATGGTACGCGGGTTCGTTCGAAGTTCTGCTCGAAGGGAACCTTCTGTGGGAAACGCACCCGCACAGCGGTTTCGGCGGCGGGGCGGGGCTGCTGTTGCGCTACGATCTCCTGTCGGTCCCCTACGTGATCCCGTTCGGGGAGATCGGCGGCGGCATGCTCGATCTGGACTTCGGGCTCGACGACCAGGCCGACGGCTTCAACTTCTCGCTGCACGGCGGGGCGGGCGTGCGCTACTTCATCACGCCCAACTGGTCGGCCTCGCTCGCCTGCCGGTGGCAGCACATCTCCAACGCTGGGACCACGCTGCCGAACGACGGTATCGACATGATTCAGCCGCTGTTGGGGCTGTCTTACGTCTTCGACCGCTAA
- a CDS encoding WYL domain-containing protein gives MPRQKKRTTQGRKPTYGAATRLARLVHELRERPNGWSFEAIQEDLRITERTLARYLEACRRELVDQRERPLLEVVRRGDRRFVKLADTHTGPATTDYEVLALFFTLRLARVLEGTVFESVNKDLWGKMLKTVPAAARRRLENADRKFFALAHLPKSYSTMEDELDLLLRALIDQMRLVIDYGGVVGEGRTHDFDPYSLVEHRGGLYLLGRSSQYRKTVWLAVDRIRSVETKVDGEGLKIHFNYPKGFDPARHTNGMFGIVDGETTRVELAIQNAETEAYLRARQLHATQKFFRGSDGKTHLELKVRGTTELSNWIMSTSPWVEVVQPPELRAEIAKRLKETTALYAQRYRSSSATQRSAQPKARTAHVGG, from the coding sequence ATGCCACGCCAGAAGAAAAGGACCACCCAGGGACGCAAGCCAACCTACGGAGCAGCGACCCGGTTGGCCCGACTCGTTCACGAACTACGCGAGCGTCCGAATGGCTGGAGCTTCGAGGCCATCCAGGAGGATCTCCGGATCACCGAACGCACGCTCGCCCGCTATCTCGAGGCATGCCGTCGTGAACTCGTCGACCAGCGCGAGCGCCCTCTTCTCGAAGTCGTCCGACGCGGCGACCGACGTTTCGTGAAGCTGGCCGACACGCACACCGGCCCCGCAACGACCGACTACGAAGTCCTGGCGCTCTTCTTCACGCTCCGCCTTGCCCGCGTCCTCGAGGGAACGGTCTTCGAGTCCGTGAACAAGGATCTCTGGGGCAAGATGCTGAAGACGGTTCCGGCCGCGGCGCGGCGCCGCCTGGAAAACGCCGACCGCAAGTTCTTCGCCCTCGCACACCTGCCCAAGAGCTACTCCACTATGGAGGACGAACTCGATCTGCTCCTCCGCGCGCTGATCGACCAGATGCGCCTCGTGATCGATTACGGCGGCGTCGTAGGCGAAGGCCGCACCCACGACTTCGACCCCTACTCCCTCGTCGAGCACCGCGGAGGTCTCTACCTCCTCGGCCGCAGCTCGCAATACCGCAAGACCGTCTGGCTGGCCGTCGATCGGATCCGCTCCGTCGAGACCAAGGTCGACGGCGAGGGGCTAAAGATACACTTCAACTACCCCAAGGGCTTCGACCCCGCGCGCCACACCAACGGCATGTTCGGAATCGTCGACGGGGAGACCACCCGCGTCGAATTGGCGATCCAGAACGCCGAGACCGAAGCGTACCTGCGCGCCCGGCAACTCCACGCGACGCAGAAGTTCTTCCGCGGATCCGACGGGAAGACGCATCTGGAACTCAAGGTGCGCGGCACGACCGAGCTCTCGAACTGGATCATGTCGACGAGTCCGTGGGTCGAGGTCGTGCAGCCCCCCGAACTCCGCGCCGAGATCGCGAAGCGCCTGAAGGAAACGACGGCGCTCTACGCACAGCGATACCGAAGCAGCTCCGCCACGCAGCGCAGCGCGCAACCCAAGGCACGGACGGCGCACGTCGGCGGCTGA
- a CDS encoding YkgJ family cysteine cluster protein — protein MSKRSSTPKKPTLTPPTLTKLSGHPCFSCSQCCTYIATQIDEPTTMKDYDHISWYLYHAGISVYIDWEGAWYLQMETRCENLTDKGLCGIYDHRPAICKDFDWRDCEKQLTAEDEPAEKFSFRTSEQFFTWLEAKRPRTYARYRLFLSQKHAERADPELNRVEQA, from the coding sequence ATGAGCAAACGGTCCAGCACCCCGAAGAAGCCGACTCTGACTCCTCCCACGCTCACGAAGCTCTCGGGCCATCCGTGCTTCTCGTGCTCTCAGTGCTGCACCTACATCGCGACCCAGATCGACGAGCCCACCACGATGAAGGACTACGATCACATCTCCTGGTACCTCTATCACGCAGGCATCTCGGTCTACATCGACTGGGAAGGCGCGTGGTACCTGCAGATGGAAACGCGCTGCGAGAACCTCACGGACAAGGGACTCTGCGGCATCTACGACCACCGCCCCGCCATCTGCAAAGACTTCGACTGGCGCGACTGCGAGAAGCAGCTCACCGCTGAGGACGAGCCGGCAGAGAAGTTCTCCTTCCGCACCTCGGAACAGTTCTTCACCTGGCTCGAGGCCAAGCGGCCGAGGACCTACGCGCGCTACCGCCTGTTCCTCTCGCAGAAGCACGCCGAGCGCGCCGACCCAGAGCTCAACCGCGTCGAACAGGCGTAG
- a CDS encoding histidine kinase, whose protein sequence is MEAAPSQRSVLWRQVRLMLWSSIATGMLLGLIAGVSQDNWSLSLEITLGAVAYAPAYILLFRFVLPRIRTPSRWRTLIGQTIAAILGMTCTSFLVVNAVLLARFGIWMLSQDASGRHVAEGAWPYFALPILPTAALAVSMFDQAWQPMRALEARAEKADELAASAQLQALHAQINPHFLFNSLNSIAHLITVDPVRAEECVQRLAEIFRYLLQSKDRTFVPLADELEIADGYLDIERARFGDQLRVEFDIAQDAQRWIVPTLIVQPLVENAVRHGISNKVGGGDIFVRARVEGRELVLNIQDSGVGMVTDGHRPTGATGVGLRNVSDRLTHLYGGSYLPEIRSNPGEGTHITLRVPDRALDAGGIADDEG, encoded by the coding sequence GTGGAAGCGGCCCCCTCGCAACGCAGCGTCCTGTGGCGACAGGTGAGGCTCATGCTGTGGTCGTCAATCGCGACGGGCATGCTCCTCGGGTTGATCGCCGGGGTCTCACAGGACAATTGGAGCCTGTCTCTTGAGATCACTCTCGGAGCGGTCGCCTACGCGCCGGCTTACATCTTACTGTTCAGGTTCGTGCTGCCGCGCATCCGAACCCCGTCAAGGTGGCGGACTCTCATCGGCCAGACCATCGCCGCGATCCTGGGAATGACTTGCACGTCGTTCCTCGTCGTAAACGCCGTATTGTTGGCCCGGTTCGGAATCTGGATGCTCTCGCAGGACGCGTCCGGCCGGCACGTCGCCGAAGGCGCCTGGCCGTACTTCGCTCTTCCAATCCTGCCGACCGCAGCGTTGGCCGTATCGATGTTCGATCAGGCGTGGCAGCCGATGCGCGCCCTCGAAGCACGCGCGGAAAAAGCCGACGAGCTTGCGGCCTCCGCGCAGCTTCAGGCATTGCACGCGCAGATCAACCCACACTTCCTGTTCAACAGCCTGAACTCGATCGCGCACCTCATCACGGTCGACCCCGTTCGCGCCGAAGAGTGCGTGCAACGACTCGCAGAGATCTTTCGCTACCTCCTACAGAGCAAAGACCGCACGTTCGTCCCCCTCGCCGACGAGCTCGAGATCGCCGACGGATACCTCGACATCGAACGGGCACGCTTCGGGGACCAGCTTCGCGTGGAGTTCGACATAGCCCAGGACGCCCAGCGCTGGATCGTGCCCACCCTCATCGTCCAACCGCTGGTCGAGAATGCCGTGCGCCACGGAATCTCCAACAAGGTCGGGGGTGGCGACATCTTCGTCCGCGCGCGCGTCGAGGGCCGGGAGCTCGTGCTCAACATCCAGGATTCCGGGGTCGGAATGGTCACCGATGGCCACAGACCGACCGGGGCGACCGGCGTCGGGCTCCGGAACGTGAGTGACCGGCTGACGCACCTCTACGGAGGCAGCTATCTTCCTGAGATCCGCAGCAATCCGGGGGAAGGAACCCACATCACGCTCCGCGTCCCCGATCGCGCGCTCGATGCGGGTGGCATCGCTGACGACGAGGGGTAG
- a CDS encoding PaaI family thioesterase, giving the protein MPAYPPDRHLLRGLAFSMIRTPDRSDRVLMPTPRELRSASGAVSLGALAVAVDLAAAGVAMRTIAPDWLATAELEIHAQEREPVELAVAEPTLLRSGRTTAVFEVTVRGYGSEEESRTAEGVALAHSTMTFVRISRPDLTSELEHPSEPTEETRVDFARPDSGLRSPFLTELGLQTTDAAAGIVELPASDFAKNSFGSLQGGITATLAQAACEAATGALLGEPAIATDLSVHYLAQGKGPYRTRCELLREGNGTALHRVEILDVETRTLMATATTTSSLAG; this is encoded by the coding sequence ATGCCTGCGTACCCACCCGACCGGCACCTCCTGCGAGGTCTCGCGTTCAGCATGATCCGGACCCCGGACCGGTCCGACCGCGTTCTCATGCCCACGCCTCGGGAGCTTCGAAGCGCGTCGGGTGCCGTTTCCCTGGGTGCCCTAGCCGTGGCCGTCGACCTTGCCGCCGCCGGAGTCGCGATGCGCACGATCGCGCCGGACTGGCTCGCCACGGCCGAACTCGAGATCCACGCGCAGGAACGGGAACCGGTCGAGCTGGCCGTGGCCGAGCCCACTCTTCTGCGAAGCGGACGCACCACCGCCGTGTTCGAGGTCACCGTCCGCGGCTATGGCTCGGAAGAAGAGTCGCGGACCGCGGAGGGTGTCGCGCTCGCCCACTCGACCATGACGTTCGTGCGCATCAGTCGCCCCGACCTCACCTCGGAACTCGAGCACCCGAGCGAGCCGACCGAGGAGACCCGAGTCGACTTCGCGCGCCCCGACTCCGGGCTGCGCAGCCCGTTCCTGACCGAACTCGGGCTGCAGACGACCGACGCCGCGGCCGGCATCGTGGAGCTGCCCGCGAGCGACTTCGCGAAGAACAGCTTCGGCTCGCTCCAGGGCGGAATCACGGCCACTCTCGCCCAGGCCGCCTGCGAGGCCGCCACGGGCGCCCTCCTCGGCGAGCCGGCGATCGCCACCGACCTGTCCGTCCACTACCTGGCCCAGGGCAAGGGGCCCTACCGGACCCGCTGCGAGCTTCTCCGCGAAGGGAACGGCACGGCCCTGCACCGGGTGGAAATCCTCGACGTCGAAACCCGGACCCTCATGGCAACCGCCACGACGACTTCATCGCTCGCAGGTTAA
- a CDS encoding lysylphosphatidylglycerol synthase domain-containing protein: MSKRAPAKADWTGFATRVLPWALAAFVLWYLLQQIPLDEAIAAFGRADLSLLLPAAVLCVVVWFWIDSFALSYIYTRFNAPLPPREARSVRALTYLLAVLNWNLGTGGIILHMRHAKGVPFIEALSTMLLYNLIDLVILAGLVLFGSLLLPADPGLESIRIAMVFVLAVPLAILTVFISGWKPGWAWLRGILELRVFHSHRLATWRDVFIVLGLRGTYFSVFVLFFALALPAFGADVPWFHLVATVPPVLLIGTLPITPAGLGTQQAAVVYFYRSFAPEAELLALGFLLSFVFILMRVPVSFFYLGDLAALRAEIAAGRDDEDT, translated from the coding sequence GTGAGCAAGCGCGCCCCGGCGAAGGCCGATTGGACGGGTTTCGCGACGCGCGTCCTCCCTTGGGCTCTCGCCGCCTTCGTCCTCTGGTACCTCCTGCAGCAGATCCCGCTCGATGAGGCGATCGCCGCCTTCGGCCGCGCCGACCTGAGCCTGCTCCTTCCGGCCGCCGTACTCTGCGTCGTGGTGTGGTTCTGGATCGACTCGTTCGCGCTGTCCTACATCTACACTCGCTTCAACGCGCCGCTGCCCCCACGGGAAGCGCGCTCCGTCCGCGCGCTAACGTATCTCCTCGCCGTGCTGAACTGGAACCTCGGCACCGGCGGCATCATTCTGCACATGCGACACGCCAAGGGCGTCCCGTTCATCGAGGCGCTCAGCACGATGCTCTTGTACAACTTGATCGACCTCGTGATCCTGGCCGGGCTCGTCCTCTTCGGGAGCCTTCTGCTGCCCGCCGATCCGGGACTCGAATCGATCCGAATCGCGATGGTGTTCGTGCTCGCGGTTCCGCTCGCGATCCTCACGGTCTTCATCTCCGGCTGGAAGCCGGGATGGGCGTGGCTCCGCGGCATCCTCGAATTGCGCGTCTTCCACTCGCACCGGCTCGCAACGTGGCGCGACGTGTTCATCGTTCTCGGCCTGCGCGGGACCTACTTCTCCGTGTTCGTTCTCTTCTTCGCACTCGCGCTTCCTGCGTTCGGAGCGGACGTTCCCTGGTTCCACCTCGTGGCGACGGTGCCTCCCGTCCTGCTCATCGGGACGCTTCCGATCACACCCGCCGGCCTCGGAACGCAACAGGCGGCCGTCGTCTACTTCTACCGCTCATTCGCGCCCGAGGCGGAACTCCTGGCGCTCGGATTCCTGCTCTCGTTCGTGTTCATCCTGATGCGCGTGCCGGTGTCGTTCTTCTACCTGGGGGATCTCGCCGCGCTGCGCGCGGAGATCGCGGCGGGACGCGACGACGAGGATACCTGA
- a CDS encoding MerR family transcriptional regulator, producing MTYGVEELAREAGLSIDTIRFYQAQGILDRPKRVGRKASYGERHLSRLHRICDLKARGLTLAGIKRVVGPGKSRSDSALIGALTEGRGARRFDRAGLAKETGVPEALIEAVERSGLVEPLRDGGGAAYDEADVELARAALAVLKEGLPLQELLGLANDHAGNIREIADRAASLFDTHVRHDGSGGQVDPEEVVDAFRRLLPAVTSLVAHHFQRTLVCRALERLEKHGDASGLEQALEASQSTRLAIRWN from the coding sequence ATGACTTACGGCGTGGAAGAGCTGGCACGCGAGGCGGGGCTGAGCATCGATACGATCCGCTTCTACCAGGCGCAGGGTATTCTCGACCGACCCAAGCGGGTGGGGCGGAAGGCTTCGTACGGCGAGCGCCATCTCAGTCGGCTGCACCGGATTTGCGATCTAAAAGCGCGCGGGCTGACTCTCGCAGGGATCAAGCGCGTCGTCGGGCCCGGGAAGTCCCGTTCCGACTCTGCGCTCATCGGAGCCCTTACCGAGGGGCGTGGGGCGCGGCGCTTCGATCGCGCGGGCCTCGCCAAGGAGACCGGCGTGCCCGAGGCGCTCATCGAAGCGGTGGAACGCTCGGGCCTCGTCGAGCCGCTGCGCGACGGTGGCGGTGCCGCGTACGACGAAGCCGATGTCGAACTCGCGCGCGCCGCGCTCGCCGTCTTGAAGGAAGGCCTACCCCTGCAGGAGTTGCTCGGGCTGGCAAACGATCACGCGGGCAACATTCGTGAGATCGCGGATCGCGCTGCATCGCTCTTCGACACGCATGTGCGACACGATGGTTCCGGGGGCCAAGTCGATCCGGAAGAAGTCGTGGACGCGTTTCGCCGTCTGCTCCCGGCAGTGACGTCGCTCGTGGCGCATCACTTCCAGAGGACGCTCGTCTGTCGTGCGCTCGAACGTCTCGAGAAACACGGCGATGCGTCTGGCCTCGAGCAGGCGCTCGAAGCCTCACAGTCCACCCGGTTGGCGATCCGATGGAACTGA
- a CDS encoding ubiquinone/menaquinone biosynthesis methyltransferase — protein sequence MELNAHRDPLPAPGEKAAAVRDMFDRIAPGYDRMNGLMTAGFDRAWRRAVLDIAAVGNGDLLVDVACGTGDLGLLARRDGASVAAVDFSGPMLGIAAERGLEGRLSRADALALPVANGCADAVTCGFALRNFVSIPPFLAEAARILKPGGRIVVLEVATPTNPLIRFCHQIYFNRVVPFLGALLAEREAYTYLPHSVVYLPTTAELLEMLDAAGFERTGARKLGSGGIQLVHGRRRS from the coding sequence ATGGAACTGAACGCACATCGCGATCCACTTCCCGCTCCGGGCGAGAAGGCCGCAGCGGTCCGCGACATGTTCGATCGAATCGCACCCGGGTACGACCGCATGAACGGACTGATGACCGCTGGGTTCGACCGCGCCTGGCGTCGCGCGGTCCTGGACATCGCCGCGGTGGGGAACGGGGACCTCTTGGTCGACGTGGCGTGTGGTACCGGCGATCTCGGTCTCCTCGCCAGGCGAGACGGGGCTTCGGTCGCGGCGGTCGACTTCTCTGGGCCGATGCTCGGGATCGCAGCGGAGCGGGGCCTCGAGGGACGGTTGTCACGGGCGGATGCGCTCGCGCTGCCGGTGGCGAACGGCTGTGCGGACGCCGTCACGTGTGGCTTTGCGCTTCGGAACTTCGTTTCGATTCCGCCGTTCCTCGCCGAGGCTGCACGGATTTTGAAGCCAGGCGGTCGGATCGTCGTTCTGGAGGTCGCGACACCGACGAACCCGCTGATCCGATTCTGCCACCAGATCTATTTCAATCGCGTCGTCCCCTTCCTCGGCGCGCTCTTGGCGGAACGCGAAGCCTACACCTATCTTCCACATTCGGTGGTGTACCTGCCGACGACCGCCGAGCTTCTCGAGATGCTCGATGCCGCCGGGTTTGAACGGACCGGCGCGCGGAAGCTCGGATCGGGTGGAATCCAACTGGTGCACGGAAGGCGCCGGTCATGA
- a CDS encoding isochorismate synthase has translation MTAAIPAGLIREPRFLCVGERVLDRAMDPLDFLTCVGDERAFYFERPADGVSIAAAGVVPGIEEPDRGQEPAGLRVGGFAFDRSRAPDGQWSGFPDASWSVPRVALLNRDGESVLRVAATADEGGGARVEAGLDEVVRRLGRPTSAPESEGVAHYQMEALGSVAHWKAAVEATLADIAAGRLSKLVLARAARITADVPWRRFRIARRLRAAHPGATVFAVTFGTRTLVGATPERLARLDDRRLTTAAVAGTAPPAPIGGEEDRAFLADQKERREHAVVVDELQRRLAPLTTDLVVPEAPAILTTPALRHLHTPISAELRAGRGLLDVCGELHPSPAVCGLPVDFAKEALREREQIDRGWYAGGIGWLDEGDGEVVVPLRAALLDGRVATLYAGAGIVEGSRWEAELEETRLKMRVMQAALLEL, from the coding sequence ATGACCGCTGCGATCCCGGCGGGCTTGATCCGAGAGCCGCGGTTCCTCTGTGTGGGCGAACGCGTGCTGGACCGCGCGATGGATCCCCTCGACTTCCTCACCTGCGTCGGCGACGAGCGAGCCTTCTACTTCGAGCGCCCGGCCGACGGAGTGTCGATCGCGGCGGCCGGCGTGGTGCCCGGCATCGAAGAGCCCGATCGTGGACAAGAGCCTGCGGGGCTGCGGGTCGGCGGATTCGCCTTCGACCGATCGCGCGCGCCGGACGGGCAGTGGTCGGGGTTTCCGGATGCGTCGTGGTCCGTGCCGCGTGTCGCGCTTCTGAACCGCGACGGGGAATCCGTGCTTCGGGTAGCGGCAACGGCCGACGAAGGAGGCGGTGCGCGAGTCGAAGCGGGTCTCGATGAGGTGGTCCGCCGGCTCGGGCGCCCGACTTCGGCTCCCGAGTCCGAGGGGGTGGCCCACTATCAGATGGAGGCGCTCGGGTCTGTGGCGCATTGGAAGGCGGCGGTCGAGGCAACGCTCGCCGACATCGCTGCGGGCCGGCTCTCGAAGCTGGTCCTCGCCCGCGCGGCGCGCATCACGGCAGACGTGCCATGGCGTCGCTTCCGCATTGCTCGTCGCCTGCGCGCGGCGCATCCTGGTGCGACTGTCTTCGCGGTCACCTTCGGTACGCGAACGCTCGTCGGTGCGACCCCCGAGAGACTTGCTCGTCTCGACGACCGACGTCTCACGACCGCGGCCGTCGCGGGTACGGCGCCGCCGGCGCCGATCGGTGGGGAGGAGGATCGCGCCTTCCTTGCGGATCAAAAGGAGCGCCGCGAACACGCTGTCGTCGTAGACGAGCTTCAGAGGCGGCTTGCGCCTCTTACCACGGACTTGGTCGTCCCGGAGGCGCCCGCCATCTTGACGACGCCCGCCCTCCGTCACCTGCACACGCCGATCTCGGCGGAACTCCGCGCCGGCCGTGGGCTCCTCGATGTTTGTGGCGAGCTGCATCCGAGTCCCGCCGTCTGTGGTCTCCCTGTAGATTTCGCGAAGGAGGCTCTGCGCGAGCGCGAGCAGATCGACCGCGGTTGGTACGCGGGCGGAATCGGGTGGCTCGACGAAGGCGACGGGGAAGTCGTCGTGCCGCTTCGCGCCGCGCTACTCGATGGTCGCGTTGCCACGCTTTACGCGGGCGCGGGCATCGTCGAGGGCTCGCGGTGGGAGGCGGAGCTCGAGGAGACGCGACTCAAGATGCGCGTCATGCAGGCCGCTCTCCTGGAACTCTGA
- the menD gene encoding 2-succinyl-5-enolpyruvyl-6-hydroxy-3-cyclohexene-1-carboxylic-acid synthase gives MAPNRNYLAMEVLVEELVRSGVTDACVSPGNRSAPLAFALARNSGVKVWTHVDERSAGFFALGLARATRRPVVVACTSGTAAANLLPAAVEAHHAGVALILLTADRPPELRERSAGQTIDQLGLYGSHARWSFDLGVPEPTEVGVRHVRAAACRAVAESVGLPAGVAHLNLPMRDPLDPSNEEGVALAEVGATARDSEARYTLVTVPNAGVSADLLRPIADRLATARRPLLYCGPLDSDAPNLVAAVRALAQRLDAPLLAEPISNLRRSEAGERLVGSYEALLRDDAFAAASRPDVIVRLGAPPTSRTVATWLDGCGAELVVLDEGGGWPDPGCRASHVVHGSIAENCQTMAAALRSVDSDADWCEQWAAGERRAAQALAVSVEGESAPFEGHIMRAIGAALPSDASVYVGNSLAVRDLDWFWPSDAPSVRVLANRGANGIDGFVSSVLGAAAGGMPVVGVCGDLSFFHDLGGLVAAQRLGVRACFVVTNNGGGGIFDYLPSARAEGGYEEHFEELFVTPLGIELGPLVAAHGVEFRRAERVEQIRPAIERALASATTSVVEVVVDRADSRAAHARAWAAARAGRAGE, from the coding sequence ATGGCGCCGAACCGAAACTATCTCGCGATGGAGGTTCTCGTCGAGGAGTTGGTGCGTTCGGGTGTGACCGATGCGTGCGTGAGTCCGGGGAATCGATCAGCTCCGCTCGCCTTCGCACTCGCGCGCAACTCGGGCGTGAAGGTCTGGACCCACGTCGACGAGCGCTCGGCGGGCTTCTTCGCGCTAGGCCTCGCACGTGCGACGCGTCGGCCCGTCGTCGTCGCGTGCACCTCGGGAACCGCGGCGGCCAACCTGCTGCCGGCGGCCGTCGAAGCGCACCATGCGGGTGTTGCGTTGATCCTGCTCACCGCGGATCGGCCCCCGGAACTGCGTGAGCGTTCGGCCGGCCAGACGATCGACCAGCTCGGTTTGTACGGAAGCCACGCCCGTTGGTCCTTCGATCTCGGGGTGCCGGAGCCGACGGAGGTGGGCGTGCGACACGTCCGAGCAGCCGCGTGTCGTGCGGTGGCCGAGTCCGTCGGCCTGCCGGCGGGTGTCGCGCACTTGAACCTACCGATGCGCGATCCACTCGATCCGTCGAACGAAGAGGGGGTAGCCCTCGCGGAGGTTGGCGCGACGGCGCGAGATTCCGAAGCGCGGTACACGCTGGTGACAGTGCCGAACGCCGGAGTCTCCGCGGATCTCTTGCGACCGATCGCGGACCGGTTGGCGACGGCTCGACGCCCGCTTCTATACTGCGGCCCTCTCGATTCAGACGCTCCGAACCTGGTTGCGGCGGTTCGGGCCCTCGCGCAACGGCTCGATGCGCCGCTCTTGGCGGAGCCGATCTCGAATCTTCGCCGGTCTGAGGCCGGAGAACGGCTCGTAGGGAGCTACGAGGCGCTCCTGCGCGACGACGCCTTCGCGGCGGCGTCTCGGCCGGATGTCATCGTGCGGCTGGGCGCACCGCCGACCTCGCGGACGGTCGCGACGTGGCTGGATGGCTGCGGCGCGGAACTCGTCGTGTTGGACGAGGGCGGCGGTTGGCCGGATCCCGGCTGCCGTGCGAGCCACGTCGTCCACGGGTCGATTGCAGAGAACTGCCAGACGATGGCCGCGGCGCTGCGGAGCGTCGATTCGGATGCGGATTGGTGTGAGCAGTGGGCTGCGGGCGAACGACGAGCGGCGCAGGCGTTAGCGGTATCCGTGGAAGGAGAGAGTGCGCCGTTCGAGGGCCACATCATGCGCGCGATCGGGGCCGCCCTTCCTTCGGACGCGAGCGTGTACGTGGGCAACAGTCTCGCCGTTCGCGATCTGGATTGGTTCTGGCCGAGCGACGCGCCTTCGGTTCGAGTTCTCGCGAATCGCGGCGCGAACGGCATCGATGGGTTCGTGTCGAGCGTCCTCGGTGCTGCCGCTGGAGGTATGCCGGTCGTGGGGGTTTGCGGAGACCTGTCGTTCTTTCACGACCTCGGCGGCCTGGTGGCGGCGCAGCGGCTCGGTGTGCGCGCGTGCTTCGTGGTCACGAACAACGGTGGGGGAGGGATTTTCGACTATCTGCCGTCGGCGCGGGCTGAGGGTGGATACGAGGAGCATTTCGAAGAGCTGTTCGTGACACCTCTCGGGATCGAACTCGGCCCGCTCGTGGCAGCGCACGGAGTCGAATTTCGTCGCGCGGAGCGGGTGGAGCAGATCCGTCCCGCGATCGAGCGCGCGCTCGCTAGCGCCACGACATCGGTGGTGGAAGTGGTCGTGGATCGAGCGGACAGTCGCGCGGCCCACGCGCGCGCGTGGGCCGCGGCGCGGGCGGGCAGGGCGGGCGAATGA
- the menH gene encoding 2-succinyl-6-hydroxy-2,4-cyclohexadiene-1-carboxylate synthase, whose product MTLWAKTYGEGPPLVLLHGFTGSAATWDRYAKDLRGFRVLAIDLPGHGASAAPASGMSFEEIADAVVAVLDDEGVERCAWLGYSMGGRVALQVLVRHPGRVERIVIESASPGLREAGEREARAAADDALAAGIERDGLEPFVERWARQPLFASQKRVAPEDLDRERRARLQNTATGLAAGLRALSVGRQPSLWSALGAVQVPLLAVVGAEDPKYLALGESLVRVAPGAELRVVAEAGHTVHLEQPGIFWSAVRSFLLGGLGSDRG is encoded by the coding sequence ATGACCCTGTGGGCGAAGACTTACGGTGAGGGGCCGCCGCTTGTGCTGTTGCACGGGTTTACCGGCAGCGCGGCGACGTGGGATCGCTATGCGAAGGATCTGCGGGGCTTCCGCGTGCTCGCGATCGACCTCCCCGGACACGGTGCATCCGCCGCGCCGGCATCGGGCATGTCCTTCGAAGAGATCGCGGATGCGGTGGTTGCCGTTCTAGACGACGAAGGCGTGGAGCGCTGCGCGTGGCTCGGATACTCGATGGGTGGGCGGGTGGCACTGCAGGTGCTCGTTCGGCATCCGGGTCGGGTGGAGCGGATCGTGATCGAGAGCGCGTCGCCGGGACTTCGGGAAGCGGGAGAGCGCGAGGCCCGCGCCGCTGCGGACGACGCCCTGGCCGCGGGAATCGAGCGCGACGGCTTGGAGCCGTTCGTCGAGCGTTGGGCAAGGCAACCGCTCTTCGCGTCGCAGAAGCGCGTTGCACCCGAGGATCTCGACCGCGAGAGGAGGGCTCGGCTGCAGAACACCGCCACCGGACTCGCGGCCGGACTGCGAGCGCTCAGTGTGGGTCGGCAGCCCTCTTTGTGGAGCGCTCTTGGCGCGGTGCAGGTTCCGCTCTTGGCGGTCGTCGGAGCGGAAGACCCCAAGTACCTGGCTCTAGGTGAGTCACTCGTCCGCGTCGCGCCCGGCGCGGAGCTTCGTGTCGTGGCAGAGGCGGGGCATACGGTCCATCTCGAGCAGCCGGGCATCTTCTGGTCCGCTGTGCGTTCCTTTCTTCTGGGTGGGCTGGGGAGCGATCGCGGATGA